In Chitinispirillales bacterium, a single window of DNA contains:
- the fliI gene encoding flagellar protein export ATPase FliI: MKEFFDRVKNELPRIDPIEIRGQIVEVVGLLIESTGPAASIGEVCRILNKNGELIVRAEVVGFRSERTLLMPLGTIEGVHPGNTVVATGKPLLVGVGDELLGRILNGIGQEMDGKGALNTLNERPIFSDIPDPLKRNRVITPFQTGIRAIDGFLTLGEGQRVGIFAGSGVGKSVLMGMMAKNCRADVNVIVLVGERGREVREFLERDLGEEGMKRSVVVVATSDQPALIRIKASMVGAAVAEYFRDQGKQVLFMCDSVTRLAMAQREIGLTIGEPPTTRGYTPSVFAMLPKFLERAGNSDRGSITGLFTVLVEGGDMDEPVADATRGILDGHILLSRELAQKNHFPAIDILGSISRCMVDVIDNDHRRIVGELRDVMSTYRANEDLISIGAYEQGRSPKIDKAIQLNDHINRYLRQDRDESATFEQARAMLNQLVSVAAQNERRK; the protein is encoded by the coding sequence ATGAAAGAATTTTTTGATAGAGTAAAAAACGAATTGCCGCGCATTGACCCTATAGAAATTCGTGGACAAATTGTTGAAGTAGTAGGACTTTTGATAGAATCCACAGGTCCTGCGGCGTCAATCGGCGAAGTCTGCCGCATTCTAAACAAAAACGGTGAGTTGATTGTCCGTGCCGAAGTGGTCGGTTTCCGTTCTGAAAGAACGCTTTTAATGCCGTTAGGGACAATAGAAGGCGTTCATCCGGGGAACACGGTCGTTGCAACTGGAAAACCGCTCTTGGTAGGGGTCGGTGACGAGTTGTTGGGTAGAATTCTCAACGGGATCGGTCAGGAAATGGACGGTAAAGGCGCATTAAACACTTTAAATGAACGTCCGATTTTTTCGGACATCCCGGATCCGTTAAAACGTAACCGCGTGATCACGCCGTTTCAAACGGGAATTCGAGCAATTGACGGATTTTTAACGTTGGGTGAAGGACAGCGTGTAGGAATTTTTGCGGGTTCTGGAGTAGGAAAATCGGTTTTGATGGGAATGATGGCAAAAAACTGTCGTGCAGACGTTAATGTTATCGTGCTAGTGGGTGAAAGAGGGCGTGAAGTTCGTGAATTTTTGGAACGCGACTTGGGTGAAGAAGGAATGAAACGTTCCGTAGTAGTCGTCGCGACAAGCGACCAACCTGCATTAATTCGCATTAAAGCGTCAATGGTAGGCGCGGCGGTTGCAGAGTATTTTCGCGATCAAGGGAAACAAGTGCTTTTTATGTGCGACTCTGTAACACGTTTGGCGATGGCGCAGCGTGAAATAGGACTTACAATAGGCGAACCGCCGACAACGCGCGGATATACGCCGTCAGTTTTTGCGATGCTGCCGAAATTTTTGGAGCGAGCCGGAAATTCCGATAGAGGTTCCATAACAGGGCTTTTTACGGTTTTGGTTGAAGGCGGCGATATGGACGAACCCGTTGCCGACGCAACACGTGGAATTTTGGACGGGCATATTCTGCTTTCGCGCGAGCTTGCGCAAAAAAATCACTTTCCGGCAATTGATATTTTAGGAAGCATTTCACGTTGTATGGTTGATGTTATAGACAACGATCACCGCAGAATTGTAGGAGAATTGCGCGACGTGATGTCAACTTATAGGGCGAATGAAGATTTAATTTCAATCGGGGCGTACGAACAAGGCAGAAGTCCAAAAATTGATAAAGCTATTCAACTTAACGATCACATAAACCGTTATTTACGGCAGGATAGAGATGAGTCGGCGACATTTGAACAAGCGCGAGCCATGCTTAACCAGCTTGTTTCGGTTGCCGCGCAAAACGAGAGAAGAAAATGA
- a CDS encoding isoprenyl transferase: MNENIIPKHCAIIMDGNGRWAKIRNLTRPFGHKEGAKTTHNIVEASVNVGLRYLSLYVFSSENWQRPQKEVNALMKLLIEMIKKELPNLLKKNVKVLIMGDIELLPQKAKNDLINSIEKTSKNTGLVLCLAISYGGRNEIVRAAKLFARDCLDNKIKYDDLTVEKVNEYMYLPEIPYPELIIRTGGNKRISNFLLWQSAYSELYFTDTLWPDFNENELMKAFEQFSKTERRFGKVKDNE, from the coding sequence ATGAACGAAAATATTATACCTAAGCATTGCGCCATTATTATGGACGGAAACGGCAGATGGGCGAAAATACGAAATTTGACGCGTCCGTTCGGGCATAAAGAAGGCGCAAAAACAACACATAATATCGTAGAAGCGTCGGTGAACGTAGGATTGAGGTATCTTTCACTTTATGTTTTCTCCAGCGAGAATTGGCAACGTCCTCAAAAAGAAGTGAACGCATTGATGAAACTTTTGATAGAAATGATAAAGAAAGAATTGCCGAATTTACTTAAAAAAAACGTAAAAGTACTTATTATGGGCGACATTGAACTTCTTCCTCAGAAAGCAAAAAATGATTTGATTAACAGTATAGAAAAAACATCAAAAAATACCGGTTTAGTACTTTGTCTCGCAATAAGCTATGGCGGCAGAAACGAAATTGTTAGAGCGGCAAAACTGTTTGCACGGGATTGCTTAGACAATAAGATTAAATATGATGATTTAACTGTTGAAAAAGTAAACGAATATATGTATTTGCCTGAAATTCCATATCCAGAACTTATTATTCGTACCGGCGGAAACAAAAGAATAAGTAATTTTTTACTTTGGCAATCGGCATATTCCGAACTTTATTTTACAGATACGCTTTGGCCGGATTTTAATGAAAATGAGTTAATGAAAGCATTTGAACAATTTTCAAAAACCGAAAGACGATTCGGGAAAGTGAAAGATAATGAATGA